One Takifugu rubripes chromosome 19, fTakRub1.2, whole genome shotgun sequence genomic window carries:
- the LOC105417854 gene encoding homeodomain-interacting protein kinase 2-like, producing the protein MRHEGRLIFHFQLFLALKALSAVGVIHTDIKPDNIMLKNWFDMRIKLIDFGVAIQDADVLVGDKVQPIGFRAPEILLGLPYTNAIDMWGVGCVLANLYLRFFLFNAHTDYEMMRQVVQLLGQPEDCLLHAGIYTKKYFTKVKGPHGSMWRLKEQLSFTTVSERPTECTESKRKKNTCQNFRDYIFPGLDELVYVNSFKTIVEFLDCHAFVDLLKLLLSVDGNRRISASQALYHPFITMSHLKEPSYEVYFNNAECFMKCCTETVLAKADPQQETTTTCQSEDTERRQKEMEIHSPEKRKSLQQHEERDQELKAGQDRTGTKHQPGSASSSLRKKISKRHCKFRNMFNACYICGWCPQY; encoded by the exons ATGAGACATGAAGGAAGGTTAAtctttcattttcagctgttcCTGGCTCTGAAAGCCCTCAGTGCTGTTGGTGTTATACACACTGACATCAAACCAGACAACATCATGCTCAAGAATTGGTTCGACATGAGGATTAAACTAATCGACTTTGGAGTCGCCATTCAGGACGCTGATGTTCTGGTGGGGGACAAAGTGCAACCCATTGGATTCAG GGCGCCAGAAATTTTGCTTGGACTGCCCTACACAAACGCCATTGATATGTGGGGCGTCGGCTGCGTCCTTGCAAATCTTTACCTGCGGTTCTTTCTCTTCAATGCTCACACCGATTATGAAATG ATGAGGCAGGTGGTCCAGCTTCTGGGTCAGCCGGAAGACTGTCTGCTCCATGCTGGGATATACACCAAGAAATATTTCACCAAGGTCAAAGGACCTCATGGGTCAATGTGGAGGCTGAAGGAACAGTTATCTTTCACTACAGTTTCTGAG AGACCGACAGAGTGCActgaaagcaaaagaaaaaaaaatacatgtcaGAACTTTAGAGATTACATTTTCCCAGGTCTGGATGAGTTGGTTTAT GTTAATTCCTTCAAAACGATCGTTGAATTTTTGGATTGCCATGCCTTTGTGGACCTTCTAAAATTACTGCTGTCTGTTGATGGAAACAGGAGAATCTCTGCCTCCCAAGCTCTTTATCATCCATTTATCACAATGTCTCATCTGAAGGAGCCAAGTTATGAAGTCTA CTTTAACAATGCCGAATGTTTCATGAAGTGCTGCACAGAGACCGTGTTAGCAAAAGCTGATCCTCAACAAGAAACCACAACAACCTGTCAGTCGGAAGATACAGAAAGACgccaaaaagaaatggaaattcaTTCACCAGAGAAGAGAAAATCCCTGCAGCAGCATGAAGAAAGGGATCAGGAACTGAAGGCTGGACAAGATAGAACTGGAACCAAACACCAACCTGGATCAGCTTCGTCCTCCTTGCGAAAGAAAATCTCAAAGCGGCATTGCAAATTTAGGAATATGTTTAATGCTTGCTATATATGTGGCTGGTGCCCCCAGTATTAG
- the rbck1 gene encoding ranBP-type and C3HC4-type zinc finger-containing protein 1, with translation MTSQGEPTSALKEAEELALSLSEALSGGDEQEAAELSRRLSQLSLPVTVSIKSQAYPQESIRLHIGVEDGQSETYVLVTAVVSPHMTIAQLKEKISQDYGFPPALQRWVIGKRLTQDQETLFSHGVRVDGDKAFLFILSANAACLTRQQHRLDQDQQRIEGIVESIQSMQLLSRGPTVDGDKTEPTLETPPPPPPPPKPAVAPKPKLGWTCTVCTYFNKPTWPGCELCSSERPLDYKVPPIYLPDQQELYRIQQEELAMLQYIQAQQEEREKNYTEFLATEEQNLIPTSTEIECPICFSTIQPGEGAVLRECLHAFCRDCLTGTIVNSRDAEVACPEACESKLQDREIKALLSEEEHARFLELRLSIAESRSDRSFHCQTPNCRGWCVYEDEVNQFPCGLCGETNCILCRAIHDGMNCKDYQDDLRIRAENDAAALQTKQLLTRLLQQGEAMKCPRCDIIVQKKDGCDWICCVMCKTEICWVTKQARWGPNGRGDTSGGCRCLVNHQPCHPNCQNCH, from the exons ATGACCTCTCAAGGTGAACCGACATCGGCTTTGAAAGAAG CTGAAGAGTTGGCCCTGTCCCTGAGTGAAGCCCTCAGCGGCGGGGACGAGCAGGAAGCGGCGGAACTGAGCCGCAGGCTGTCACAGCTCTCCCTTCCCGTGACAGTCAGCATCAAGAGCCAGGCGTATCCCCAAGAATCCATAAG ATTGCACATCGGAGTGGAGGATGGTCAGTCAGAGACTTATGTCCTGGTGACTGCTGTGGTCTCCCCTCACATGACAATTGCACAACTCAAAGAAAAG ATCAGCCAGGATTATGGCTTCCCCCCTGCTCTGCAGCGATGGGTGATCGGGAAGCGGTTGACTCAGGACCAGGAGACGTTATTCAGCCACGGCGTCCGTGTAGATGGAGACAAAGCTTTCCTCTTTATCCTCTCCGCCAACGCTGCCTGTCTGACACGACAACAACACAGGCTGGATCAGGATCAGCAGCGTATAGAAG GGATTGTAGAATCGATTCAGTCAATGCAACTTTTAAGCAGAGGTCCAACTGTAGATGGGGACAAGACAGAGCCTACCTTAgagactcctcctcctcctccccctcctccaaaaCCTGCAGTGGCTCCTAAACCAAAG TTGGGCTGGACTTGCACTGTGTGTACTTATTTTAACAAACCTACATGGCCCGGCTGTGAGTTATGCTCATCGGAGCGACCACTGGATTACAAGGTGCCCCCCATCTACTTGCCTGACCAGCAGGAACTTTATCGCATTCAGCAGGAAGAGCTGGCGATGCTGCAGTATATACAG GCTCAGCAGGAGGAGCGCGAGAAGAACTACACAGAGTTCTTGGCAACAGAAGAACAGAACCTTATCCCGACCAGCACAGAAATTGAATGTCCCATCTGCTTCTCCACCATCCAGCCAGGAGAGGGCGCTGTACTCAGAGAGTGTTTGCACGCCTTCTGCAG AGATTGTCTAACGGGGACAATAGTAAACAGTCGAGATGCTGAGGTGGCATGTCCAGAGGCATGTGAGAGCAAGCTACAGGACCGAGAGATCAAAGCA CTGCTGAGTGAAGAGGAGCACGCGCGCTTCCTCGAGTTACGCCTGAGCATCGCCGAGAGCCGCTCGGATCGCAGCTTTCACTGCCAGACACCGAACTGCCGGGGCTGGTGCGTCTACGAGGACGAGGTGAATCAGTTCCCATGTGGACTCTGCGGTGAAACTAACTGCATTCTGTGCAGG GCTATCCATGATGGGATGAACTGTAAGGACTACCAGGACGACCTGCGCATCCGTGCAGAAAACGACGCCGCGGCGTTGCAAACGAAACAGCTGCTGACG aggctgctgcagcagggcgAAGCCATGAAATGCCCACGGTGTGACATCATCGTCCAGAAGAAAGATGGCTGTGACTGGATTTGCTGTGTCATGTGCAAGACAGAAATCTGCTGGGTCACTAAACAAGCTCGATGGGGACCAAAT gGTCGTGGCGACACATCTGGGGGCTGTAGATGCCTCGTTAACCATCAGCCCTGCCACCCAAACTGTCAGAATTGTCACTAA